Proteins encoded in a region of the Photobacterium profundum SS9 genome:
- the murG gene encoding undecaprenyldiphospho-muramoylpentapeptide beta-N-acetylglucosaminyltransferase has product MNKNKRLLVMAGGTGGHVFPGLAVAKKLQQEGWEIRWLGTADRMEADLVPKHGIEIDFIKVKGLRGQGIIRMLAAPFKIVGAILQARKYIKAWQPDVVLGMGGYVSGPGGIAAWLSGVPVVLHEQNAVAGLTNQWLSRIAAKVLQAFPGAFANKDVVGNPVRQDVTALASPQERFAGRQGPVRILVMGGSQGARILNQTLPEVAGLLGDKVTIWHQAGKGSLQVTEQAYAKSTNVPHKVTEFIDDVAAAYAWADVVVCRSGALTVSELSAAGVGAIFVPFMHKDRQQALNADHLVQCGAAKMIEQMDLTAAGLAEELNQLDREVLKQMAVAAREAAIVDADVRVADVIKSLARK; this is encoded by the coding sequence ATGAACAAGAATAAACGCTTACTCGTGATGGCTGGTGGTACTGGTGGTCATGTTTTCCCAGGTCTTGCGGTGGCAAAAAAATTGCAACAAGAAGGTTGGGAGATCCGCTGGTTAGGAACCGCTGACCGTATGGAAGCTGATTTAGTGCCTAAACATGGCATCGAAATTGATTTCATTAAAGTAAAAGGGCTGCGTGGGCAAGGAATCATTCGTATGCTTGCGGCACCATTCAAGATTGTAGGTGCTATTTTACAAGCTCGGAAATACATAAAAGCTTGGCAGCCTGATGTGGTATTAGGCATGGGGGGCTATGTAAGCGGTCCTGGCGGTATCGCCGCTTGGTTATCCGGGGTACCTGTTGTCTTACATGAGCAGAATGCAGTTGCTGGATTAACCAATCAATGGCTATCACGTATTGCTGCGAAAGTCTTACAAGCTTTTCCGGGGGCTTTTGCTAATAAAGACGTTGTTGGTAACCCTGTCCGTCAAGATGTGACGGCACTAGCAAGCCCTCAAGAACGATTTGCAGGGCGACAAGGTCCTGTGCGAATTTTGGTTATGGGGGGAAGCCAAGGGGCGCGAATTCTTAACCAAACGTTACCTGAAGTCGCAGGTTTGCTCGGTGATAAAGTGACGATTTGGCATCAAGCAGGAAAAGGCAGCCTGCAAGTCACAGAGCAGGCTTATGCAAAGAGCACCAATGTGCCGCATAAGGTGACTGAATTTATCGACGATGTTGCTGCTGCGTACGCATGGGCTGACGTTGTTGTTTGCCGCTCGGGCGCATTAACTGTGTCGGAGCTATCGGCAGCCGGTGTTGGTGCTATTTTTGTACCGTTTATGCACAAAGATCGCCAGCAAGCACTGAATGCCGACCATTTAGTGCAGTGTGGGGCGGCAAAGATGATAGAACAAATGGATTTAACAGCTGCAGGGCTAGCTGAAGAATTGAACCAATTAGATCGTGAAGTATTAAAGCAAATGGCTGTTGCTGCACGGGAAGCCGCGATTGTTGATGCAGATGTACGCGTCGCAGATGTCATTAAATCGTTGGCACGAAAATAA